The following coding sequences are from one Candidatus Bathyarchaeota archaeon window:
- a CDS encoding 3-hydroxyacyl-CoA dehydrogenase family protein, which yields MVIRNVACIGLGTIGHSWATLFAVKGYETSVYDADQNLHRTAIDRIRSNVDFLAEKGLISKGEAEGATGRVRIARDIAECVAGADYVQESAFESYDVKKKIFREVDSVNRTAIIASSTSGLLMTEIQKAAERPERCIVAHPWNPPLLLKLVEIVPGEKTSRDAVDVTYNFMESLGKIPVIVRKEVPGFIGNRLQAALWREALSLVENGVATVEDVDRAVWAGPGARWAVMGPFLTLHLGGGPGGLKYHIDTIQHGFNEYWKSMDDWKLIPYHAAMKAIQGVEQLPMVKGMSFQEMVKWRDERLVEILKIQEKLR from the coding sequence TTGGTAATAAGAAATGTTGCATGTATAGGACTTGGAACGATAGGCCACAGTTGGGCTACACTCTTCGCGGTCAAGGGCTACGAGACTTCAGTTTATGACGCAGATCAAAACCTGCATAGGACTGCGATTGACAGGATAAGGTCTAATGTCGATTTTCTGGCCGAGAAAGGATTGATATCTAAAGGTGAAGCTGAGGGGGCTACAGGGAGAGTTAGGATTGCACGTGATATAGCTGAGTGTGTCGCAGGAGCAGATTACGTTCAGGAGTCTGCCTTCGAGAGTTATGACGTTAAGAAAAAGATCTTTAGGGAAGTCGATAGTGTGAATAGAACGGCGATAATAGCGTCGAGCACATCGGGCCTACTCATGACTGAGATCCAGAAGGCTGCTGAAAGACCTGAGAGATGTATAGTCGCTCATCCTTGGAATCCTCCGTTGCTGCTCAAACTTGTTGAGATAGTTCCTGGGGAGAAAACATCCAGAGACGCTGTAGATGTTACCTACAATTTTATGGAGAGCCTTGGGAAGATTCCTGTTATCGTTAGAAAGGAGGTCCCAGGCTTCATAGGAAACAGGCTCCAGGCAGCCCTGTGGCGTGAGGCTCTGAGTCTTGTAGAGAACGGTGTCGCAACGGTTGAGGATGTTGATAGGGCGGTTTGGGCTGGTCCAGGGGCGAGGTGGGCTGTGATGGGGCCATTCCTGACACTGCATCTTGGCGGTGGGCCTGGAGGACTAAAGTATCACATAGATACTATTCAGCATGGATTCAATGAGTATTGGAAGAGCATGGACGATTGGAAGCTTATACCATACCATGCGGCGATGAAGGCTATTCAGGGTGTGGAGCAGCTGCCGATGGTTAAGGGTATGAGCTTCCAAGAAATGGTTAAATGGAGGGATGAGAGGTTGGTTGAGATACTTAAGATTCAGGAGAAGCTCCGGTGA
- a CDS encoding VOC family protein, which yields MNAMSSGESKKIRLHHVGVVVKTDNIKNLIRGFIGIGERTWYVETQGVDVTFLPLGNAYIELVYPHGNKTIDKYLETRGEGIHHFCFEVDDLDYWAKRCEENGFKVVSRDHRCFFIHPKTFGGILVEFIMMSKGDPMRELTLLER from the coding sequence GTGAACGCCATGTCGAGTGGTGAATCTAAGAAGATAAGGCTACACCATGTGGGTGTGGTTGTTAAGACTGACAACATCAAGAACCTGATCAGGGGATTCATAGGGATCGGTGAACGCACTTGGTATGTTGAGACCCAGGGGGTGGATGTCACTTTCCTACCTCTTGGGAACGCTTACATAGAGCTGGTCTATCCTCATGGCAACAAGACCATAGATAAGTATCTTGAGACACGTGGCGAAGGGATTCATCACTTCTGCTTCGAGGTCGATGACCTTGACTACTGGGCGAAGAGGTGTGAGGAGAACGGGTTCAAGGTTGTCAGCAGAGACCACAGATGTTTCTTCATACATCCTAAAACCTTCGGGGGGATACTTGTAGAGTTCATCATGATGTCAAAGGGGGACCCGATGCGTGAATTGACATTGCTTGAAAGATGA
- a CDS encoding creatininase family protein, whose protein sequence is MASTNFLMEDMTWQDIQARLVETKTIIVPFGSTEEHGPHLPLSTDTKIAYELAVRVAKRVKVLVAPPICYGVCRRTGTYPGTISLTFETLRMLVRDLIESLYSQGFRNIILLPGHLGDAQIIGMELSAQEAVKNHSDLNLAIISIPKILEKFPQGLVDEPLGHAGEFETSIMLAISPSQVAMEKATSEKPNFPPHIVIRDSKTFMKSGVMGDATKATVEKGEAILKLLVEEISRTIMQIHS, encoded by the coding sequence ATGGCCTCAACGAACTTTCTGATGGAGGATATGACCTGGCAGGATATCCAGGCCAGACTGGTGGAGACGAAGACAATCATAGTCCCATTCGGGTCAACCGAGGAGCATGGCCCCCACCTACCATTATCCACCGACACCAAGATTGCGTATGAGCTGGCAGTACGTGTTGCAAAGAGGGTAAAGGTCCTCGTAGCCCCACCAATATGTTACGGGGTATGCAGGAGAACCGGAACATATCCTGGAACCATATCCCTAACCTTCGAAACTCTAAGAATGTTGGTGAGGGATCTTATTGAGAGCCTTTACAGTCAAGGTTTCAGAAACATCATACTTCTACCAGGCCATCTGGGCGACGCACAGATTATTGGAATGGAGCTCTCAGCCCAGGAGGCCGTTAAGAATCATAGCGACCTAAACCTAGCCATCATAAGTATTCCAAAGATCCTTGAAAAGTTTCCTCAAGGACTAGTGGATGAACCTCTAGGACATGCAGGTGAGTTTGAGACATCTATCATGCTCGCAATCTCCCCAAGCCAAGTTGCAATGGAGAAAGCTACATCTGAGAAACCGAATTTCCCACCACACATAGTAATAAGAGACTCAAAGACCTTCATGAAGTCAGGAGTCATGGGAGACGCAACGAAAGCCACAGTTGAGAAAGGCGAAGCCATCCTAAAATTGCTTGTCGAAGAGATCAGCAGAACAATCATGCAGATACATTCATAG
- a CDS encoding 2,5-diamino-6-(ribosylamino)-4(3H)-pyrimidinone 5'-phosphate reductase produces the protein MCRPYVIVGGFMTVDGKTAPASRKGRLFTPMMNEDLVKRLHMLRANVDAVLVGVGTVLEDDPKLTVREVQGNNPIRIILDSKATIPLDSEVLNIREAPTIVAVCENAEAERVDRLVGKGVEVIRCKCDGRIDLKFLLEEIYRKGVRRMLVEGGSEVRWSFIKERLVDEVFVWVAPYIWGGRDAPTMVGGDGYQNIDCAFSLKLKNLEVVDNTVILHYVASK, from the coding sequence ATGTGTAGGCCTTACGTTATCGTTGGAGGTTTCATGACTGTAGATGGGAAAACCGCTCCAGCAAGCAGGAAGGGTAGACTGTTCACACCTATGATGAATGAGGATCTGGTTAAGAGACTTCACATGCTCCGTGCGAATGTTGACGCTGTTCTTGTCGGTGTTGGCACAGTTTTGGAGGATGATCCGAAACTCACAGTCAGGGAGGTTCAGGGTAACAATCCAATCAGGATCATCCTTGACAGTAAGGCTACCATTCCATTGGACTCTGAGGTATTGAATATTAGAGAGGCACCTACCATTGTGGCTGTCTGCGAGAATGCAGAGGCTGAGAGAGTTGACAGACTGGTTGGGAAGGGTGTTGAGGTGATCCGTTGCAAATGTGACGGTCGAATAGATCTAAAGTTCCTGCTTGAAGAGATCTACCGTAAAGGTGTCAGAAGGATGCTTGTTGAGGGAGGGTCGGAGGTCAGGTGGAGCTTCATAAAGGAGCGTCTGGTCGACGAGGTCTTCGTATGGGTCGCCCCGTACATTTGGGGTGGAAGGGACGCACCGACGATGGTTGGTGGAGACGGCTATCAAAATATCGATTGTGCCTTCAGCCTCAAACTTAAGAATCTAGAAGTTGTTGACAATACAGTCATCTTACATTACGTGGCCTCGAAATAA
- a CDS encoding RDD family protein has translation MGIGARLGAQRIDGVVLIIVYCLIGFALTCKTSWEISGEPSIPLIALGLIFLLYFSLFEGMAGATLGEMVLKIAVVIEDGSFCGLGAAFVRNILRIIYAMPFLYIIGMALISRSPKKQRLGDRVAHKLLWDRG, from the coding sequence ATAGGAATAGGGGCCAGGTTAGGTGCACAGAGGATAGACGGGGTTGTCTTGATCATAGTCTACTGTCTCATCGGTTTCGCTCTAACTTGTAAGACTAGCTGGGAGATATCTGGAGAACCCTCAATACCACTGATAGCGCTAGGCTTGATCTTTCTGCTGTACTTCTCGCTTTTCGAGGGCATGGCTGGCGCAACCTTAGGAGAGATGGTCCTAAAGATCGCAGTAGTAATTGAGGACGGGAGCTTCTGCGGGCTAGGCGCAGCCTTCGTCAGGAACATACTGAGGATAATTTACGCCATGCCCTTCCTGTATATCATAGGCATGGCTCTGATCTCCCGCTCACCCAAGAAACAGAGGCTGGGAGACAGAGTTGCACATAAGTTGTTGTGGGATCGAGGGTAG
- a CDS encoding zinc-ribbon domain-containing protein: protein MHISCCGIEGSLSCPATAICSGTVCCTSCGARIPQEAVFCSVCGVAQ from the coding sequence TTGCACATAAGTTGTTGTGGGATCGAGGGTAGCCTGAGTTGCCCCGCTACCGCCATATGCTCCGGAACCGTCTGCTGCACCAGCTGTGGTGCTAGGATCCCACAAGAAGCAGTCTTCTGTTCAGTATGTGGCGTAGCTCAGTAG
- a CDS encoding rhomboid family intramembrane serine protease has product MGVLGFTPMDLVHLRLWTLVTALFIHSSLTHLLGNMLFLFVLGRTLERVAGQARFLTVFFVGGIMSFILSVPFYRRDIFMVGSSAAIFSVASADMLITPMTFSIIFLAPVGAVALLYLLYNIAMIYFGVSGSVAYISHVIGFILGLPFGIVWSKNWRGTL; this is encoded by the coding sequence ATGGGGGTGCTCGGTTTTACTCCTATGGATCTGGTCCACCTCAGACTTTGGACCCTTGTCACAGCCCTCTTCATCCACTCAAGTCTAACTCACCTTTTGGGCAATATGTTGTTCTTATTTGTTCTAGGACGAACCCTTGAGAGGGTTGCGGGCCAAGCGAGGTTTCTAACGGTATTCTTTGTTGGGGGAATAATGTCTTTCATTCTGAGCGTACCATTCTATAGGCGTGATATTTTTATGGTCGGATCCTCAGCCGCCATCTTCTCGGTAGCTTCAGCAGATATGTTGATAACGCCTATGACCTTCTCCATAATATTCTTAGCACCTGTAGGAGCCGTTGCTCTACTATACCTTCTATATAATATTGCAATGATCTACTTTGGAGTCTCCGGCAGCGTAGCCTACATATCGCATGTGATTGGCTTCATTTTAGGGTTGCCTTTCGGGATAGTTTGGAGTAAGAATTGGAGGGGAACCTTGTAA